A portion of the Chaetodon trifascialis isolate fChaTrf1 chromosome 7, fChaTrf1.hap1, whole genome shotgun sequence genome contains these proteins:
- the LOC139334152 gene encoding regulator of G-protein signaling 22 yields MDGQSQANTSDCSSRSRQQTNCASTDRSCERKARQHSADGGRQRMKGKKVQEGKRQSREGEKTEWFEKDWEVGRRGTDQENVLDICRHGTCCHGNRLGLDEFKEFLRGTSGEKLFNLWMDIERLKATRDRERKNRYLVLMRSWYLLSSSQRSLNVELLSRLELNTSPCWTEEKLLSVQLLLTESLLYYWAPRFWTSRCVKEDRDDAPHPRLWTECCVSPLSGVQPHYGSMTLPVLCPDTGLPQSPHTVHAQLYSSRSQLLGSRRIETMLQALCVDSCAGFYLTNFCEQSGNQLWENAVNFWNDLQHYRELFYQDGLDAYRVQREAQLLYSTYVFSSARRSIGVDEEIRKEVYDRMRPAFEELFDRVEEHTLNILLEPWTLLVSRDKESFQKVCVHEEVRCIDNQEYRELQSLYEESEHRLQQVEQCRSMLFPSSGTPSTPLSKGPRAPDSWSRVSQNYQGYRLGSLLRHRHEIGHFMSFLQNQDASIHLMCWLDLEQYRRTPQKDKVIRQQRSSHIATKYLNRKYFFGSDSPASTEQQNDILRLAGGLERLKLECLSNPVIVEIQDIIKSHIEKKWLPLFLSTAEFTERQKHQPKPKAADRLSQHVYRRHRTRREAWKAEGLWMSSSKEILLFRRILLNPVTCMQFQHFVSLKGDFLENDVLFWLEVQRYKDLCHSHSDEATIQQKVSTIINCFINSSMPPTLQIDIPPNQAQHILEKRHELGPYIFREAQMSVFSELLKFWPDFQELSSSVQEEQLLPLLQDKRVKHRARVRRQRRKEEEEEEEDKRRRAKEEQERPEASFGQEEETDDEDEVEEQENEGTSEKKQSRTQSRVLLTPSQPLSWSYSKYMAALQREEVMLRRQSQLEASFSTASDSSSDCTVRSAGSKLSRQLPSRRSSRPESKQCNRYNSK; encoded by the exons ATGGATGGTCAGAGCCAGGCAAACACTTCTGACTGCTCCAGCAGGTCAAGACAGCAGACAAACTGTGCCAGCACAGACAGATCCTGTGAACGTAAAGCTCGCCAGCATTCAGCTGATGGGGGCAGACAAAGAATGAAGGGGAAGAAAGTTCAAGAAGgcaagaggcagagcagagagggagaaaagacagaatggttTGAGAAGGATTGGGAGGTGGGGCGCAGGGGCACAGACCAGGAAAACGTCCTTGATATTTGTCGCCATGGTACCTGCTGCCATGGCAATAGACTGGGCTTGGATGAGTTCAAGGAGTTTTTGCGAGGAACGTCAGGAGAGAAGCTGTTTAATCTCTGGATGGATATAGAGAGATTGAAAGCTACacgggacagagagaggaagaacag GTATTTGGTCCTGATGAGGAGCTGGtacctgctgagcagcagccagagaAGCCTAAATGTGGAGCTGCTGTCCAGACTAGAGCTGAATACCTCTCCCTGCTGGACAGAGGAGAAACTGCTCTCAGTTCAGCTCCTTCTCACTGAGTCACTGCTCTACTACTG GGCTCCTCGGTTCTGGACATCCCGGTGTGTTAAAGAAGACCGCGATGATGCTCCTCATCCCAGGCTGTGGACAGAGTGCTGTGTTAGCCCTCTATCAGGCGTACAGCCCCACTATGGCTCCATGACCCTGCCTGTCCTCTGCCCCGACACTGGCCTGCCCCAGTCCCCCCATACTGTCCATGCACAG TTATATTCTAGCAGAAGTCAGTTACTGGGCAGCAGAAGAATAGAGACGATGTTACAGGCTCTTTGTGTTGACTCCTGTGCTGGCTTCTACTTAACCAACTTCTGTGAACAATCTGGAAACCAG ctgtgggAGAATGCAGTTAACTTTTGGAACGACCTGCAGCACTACCGTGAGCTGTTCTACCAGGACGGCCTGGACGCCTACAGAGTACAGAGAGAGGCGcag CTCCTTTACTCCACCTATGTCTTCAGCTCTGCCAGGAGGAGCATTGGTGTTGATGAGGAGATCAGAAAGGAGGTGTACGACCGAATGAGGCCTGCTTTTGAGGAGCTGTTTGACAGGGTTGAggaacacacactgaacatccTGCTGGAGCCGTGGACACTGCTGGTCAGCAGGGACAAAGAGTCCTTCCAGAAG gtgtgtgtgcatgaggagGTGCGCTGCATCGACAATCAGGAGTACAGGGAACTCCAGAGTCTGTATGAGGAGTCAGAGCACCGTCTGCAACAG GTGGAGCAGTGCCGGTCAATGTTATTTCCCTCTTCTGGTACACCTTCTACTCCACTCTCAAAGGGCCCCCGGGCGCCTGACTCTTGGTCTAGAGTGTCTCAAAATTACCAAGGTTACCGTCTCGGTTCCTTGCTTCGTCACCGCCATGAGATCGGGCACTTTATGTCCTTCCTGCAGAATCAGGACGCCAG tATCCATCTGATGTGCTGGTTGGATCTGGAGCAGTACAGGAGGACTCCCCAGAAGGACAAAGTTATCAGACAGCAGAGGTCATCTCATATTGCAACCAAATACCTCAACAGGAAGTACTTCTTTGGTTCTGACAGCCCCGCCTCAACAGAACAACAGAATGAT atatTGCGTCTAGCGGGTGGACTGGAGCGTCTGAAACTGGAGTGTCTCTCTAACCCAGTCATTGTGGAGATCCAGGACATCATCAAGAGTCACATTGAGAAAAAATGGCTTCCTTTGTTCCTGTCCACAGCAGAGTTCACAGAGCGACAGAAACACCAACCAAAG cccaaagcagcagacaggctCTCACAGCACGTCTACCGTCGACACAGAACAAGGAGAGAAGCCTGGAAG GCTGAGGGCTTGTGGATGAGTTCCTCCAAAGAGATCCTGCTGTTTCGACGGATCCTACTCAACCCCGTCACTTGTATGCAGTTCCAGCACTTTGTCTCTCTGAAGGGAGACTTCCTAGAAAATGATGTGCTCTTCTGGCTGGAGGTGCAGAGGTACAAG GACCTCTGCCATTCTCACAGTGATGAGGCCACCATCCAGCAGAAGGTCTCCACCATCATTAACTGCTTTATCAACTCCTCCATGCCCCCCACCCTGCAGATAGACATCCCTCCCAACCAGGCCCAGCACATTCTGGAGAAGCGCCACGAGCTGGGCCCTTACATCTTCAGAGAGGcacag ATGTCAGTGTTCAGTGAACTGCTGAAGTTCTGGCCCGACTTTCAagagctgagcagcagtgtCCAAGAGGAGCaactccttcctctcctgcaggaCAAACGAGTCAAACACCGAGCCAGagtgaggagacagaggagaaaagaggaggaggaggaagaagaggacaagaggaggagagctaAG gaagagcaggagaggcCAGAGGCCAGTTTTggacaggaggaagagacagatgaCGAAGATGAGGTAGAAGAACAAGAAAACGAGGGGACAAGTGAAAAAAAGCAGTCAaggacacagagcagagtgCTGCTGACTCCATCACAGCCG TTGTCGTGGTCCTACTCCAAGTACAtggcagctctgcagagagaggaggtgatgcTGAGGAGACAGAGTCAGCTGGAAGCCTCGTTCTCCACAGcctcag actcctcctctgactgcactgtcaggtcagcaggcAGTAAACTGAGCCGCCAGCTGCCCTCACGACGCTCCTCCAGACCAGAGAGCAAACAGTGTAACAGATATAACAGTAAGTGA